Sequence from the Hamadaea flava genome:
GGCCCTGGAAGGGTTCCCCAGCAACGGGCACGACGAGTGGCACCTGTACGCCGGTGACACCGAACTCCCGCAGTCGTACCTCGGTTCGGGGCCCGGGTCGATGCCGTACTACGTGTTGCCCGCGGGCACCCGGACGTATCGGCTGACCCAGGACTTCCGGAACCGGATTCCGGTCGCCGGTACGCCCGGGACGACGTCGAGTACCACGTGGACGTTCACGAGCGCCGATCCGACGGTGAACGACCTCCCGGCCGGGCACAACGGGCTCGGGCTCTGCGTCGACAAGTGCCGTGTCGAACCGCTGCTGTTCCTGCGGTACGACCTAGACGTGGACGGGTTCAACCGCTCGGTCGCGCCGGGGGTGCAGCTGTTCACCGTGACCGCGTACCGGGACGGGTCGACGGCTCGGATGCCGGGAATCGCCGGGATGAAGGTGTCGGCCAGCTTCGACGGCGGGAAGCGGTGGACCTCGGTTCCCCTGGTGCCGCTCGGCAACGGCAAGTACGCCGTCCTGCTCGCTCAGCCCAGCGGCTCCGGTGCGGTCAGTCTGCGTACGGAGGCGTGGGACACGGCCGGGAACCGGGTCGTGCAAACGGTGCCGGACGCGTACCAGTTGATCCGCCGCTGAACCGACCGGCCGGTCAAGCCGGCGGCCCGGGGTGCGCAACGGCGCGCGCCCCGGGCCGCTTCGGCCGCTTCGGCGGGTCGGTCAGCTGGTGATCAGTGCCCCGACGATGGCCGTCGCCTGCTCGATCGCCGCAGGCCCGACGTTGCCGAACGGGTCGCCGAGCGCGGACACCGGAAGCCACTGCACCAGTTCCGGCAGCAGTGTCCCCGGTGGATCGGGCACCGGGACGACCAGCGGAAGGGTGTCATCCGCGACGGTTCCCGGCACGTAGGGACAGCAGACGACCCGGCCGGTGCGGGCCTGCAGGTGCATCGAGTTGGACAGCACCGCAACCATGAGTTCGCTGGTGGTGTCGGCACGGGGCATGCCCCGGCCGCTCTGGTGTGGTCAGGCGTAGGCGACGGTCACCCGGCGCCGGTCGAACCGGCCGGTCTCGGCGGCGTCGACGACGGCCGCGGCGAAGTCCGGGACGCTGACCCGGCTCTCCCCGCTCGCCCCGACGATCGGGGTGTCCCGGGCCTCGACCAGATAGTCGCCGGTACGCGGCCCGTCGACCAGGTGGACCGGGGGCGGGCTGATGTAGGTCCAGCTCACCGGGTCGGCCGACGCGCGCAGCACCTCCAGGGCCTCGGCCTGGTCCCGGGCCGTCTGCAAGTAGATCGCCGGGAACTGGGGCGAGTCCACGAACCGCTGTCCCGACGGATCCTGCAGACTGCCTCCGCCGCCGACGAACACGAGGCGGCGTACGCCCGCCCGGCTCAACCCGTCGAGCAGTGCCTTCGCGCCTCGGGGCACCAGCGAGTCGTCGCCCTTGATCGCGACGACGACGGCGTCGTGCCCGGCGACGGCCGCCGCGATCGAGTCCGGATCGGTGACGTCCATCGTGGACCGTCCCAGCGGAGTGAGCCGGTGTCCGCGCTCGGCGACCTCCCGGGCGACCGCTCCACCGAGCCGTCCGCCCGCGCCGACGACCGCGATGCGCCGGGGCAGCTTAGCCAGGAAGCCGCCGATCAGCGGCACCACCTCGGGCAACGCCTCCTCCAGCGCGAAGTGCCCGGTGTCGAACACGTGCACCTCGGCATCGGGCAGGTCGGCGAGGTACGCGTACGCCCCGGCCTCGGGGAAGAACGCGTCGTTGCGTCCCCAGAGGACGAGCGCCGGAGGCTGGTGGTCCCGCAGGTACTGCTGCCACCGCGGGTACGCCTCGACGTTGCTCCAGTAGTTCAGCGCCAACGCGATCTGCGCCTCCTCGCGCCCTGGCTGGTCGAGGAAGTACTGGTCGAGCGTCCAGCCGGCCGGGTCGACGAGCGAGACGTCAGTGGTGCCGCCTTCGTACTGACCCCGGGTCACCGCGAGGGTCAGGATCCCCCGGACCTGGTCCTCGGCCCCGGGCACGCCCGGCCGGTTGGCGATCATGCCCTGGGCCAGTTCCGACAGGCCGTCGGCGTACGCGTTGGCATTCTGCACGATCAGCCCGGTGACCCGCTCCGGCCGCCGCTCGGCCAGCCGCAGCCCGACGGGGCCGCCGAAGTCGAACAGGTAGAGCGCGTACCGCCGCAGGCCCAGGACGTCGGTGAACCGCTCGACGGTGTCGGCCAGCCCGTCGAAGCTGTACGCGTAGTCCGCGGGCGCCTCGGTGAAGCCGAAGCCGGGGTAGTCCGGGGCGACGACGTGGTAGCGGGCGGCCAGTGCCTCGATGAGCCGCCGGTACTGATGCGAGGCGCTCGGGAAGCCGTGCAACAGCAGCACTGTGGGCGCTTCGGCCGGCCCGGCCTCGCGGTAGAAGACGGTGACTCCGTCGACGTCGGCGTACCGGTGGTGGACCTGCGGGGGGATCGCCAGAGCGGTCATGGCTAATGCCTCTTTCTCGTTGTGATGCATTAGATCCTCGAGCCGCACTACCTAATGCGTCAAGAGGCTGAGGTACCATTAGTCGTGTGATCGAGACGACACCGCCGCCCCTCGTCGGGGAGCCGCTCGCGCTGGACCTGGTCAACACGCTGGCCACCCGGCCGGATGGCGTACCGGTGGATCTGCTGAGCGAGCCCGCGTCGGCTGCCGGCTGGCTCGCCGCCCAGCACGGCCTCGGCCGCCTGGCCGCCGTCCACCCCGGCGACCTGAACCTGGCGGCGCTCCGGACGCTGCGTACGCACGTCGCCGACTGTGTCGAGGCCGCCCGCCACTCGACCGCCCCTGGTCCGGCGGCGCTGGCCGCGCTCAACGACGCGGTCCGGGCGGCTCCGGCGTACGCCCAGCTGAGCTGGCAGGACGGCACGCTCATCCGCCGGACCGAACGCAGTGGCGTACCCGGTCGCGATCTGCTCGCCGAACTGGCCGAAGCCGCCGTGGCCCTGGTGACCGATCCCGCCGTCGTCCGCGTACGCGGTTGCGAGGGTGCGCAGTGCCGGCTGTTGTTCCTGCCCGCCCACCCGCAACGCCGCTGGTGTTCCCCGGCGACCTGCGGCAACCGGGCCCGGGTCGCCCGGCACTACCAACGCCGTCACGGCTGAGCGCCACTTCGATCTGCTGGAGCTAGGTACACCCCAGCGGGTAGCCAGCTGCATTCTGCGAAGGCGGCGTGGGCGGCATCGTCGACCGCATGAAGATCGTCTTCCTCCTCGTCGCGTTCGTCGGCGCCGGTCTGCTGGGCGCCGTCCAGCCCGCCACCGGCCTGCCCACCGAGATCCTTCAGCTCACCCAGTTCGGCCCGGCGCTCGGCGTCGCCGTCGCGCTGATCTTCTGGCCCACGCGGGTCAAGGCGCTGCTCGCCGGAGCCTTCAGCGGACGCGGCGGTACGCGTACCGGGCTGGCGCTGGCCGCGACCGCCGTCGTCGTGGTGACCGGTGCGGCCGCGGTCTACGGCCTGATCGGCGGCGACGCCGGCCCGACGATGCCGCAGCACTCGCTGCTCGTGATCGCCGTCGCGCAGTTCGTCGGCGCGTGTGGCGAGGAGATCGGCTGGCGCTGCTTCCTGCAGCCCGCGGTGCGTACGCGGTGGGGCGTGCTCGCGTCGTCGACGGCGGTCGGCCTGATCTGGGGACTGTGGCACCCCGTGTTCGCCGAGGGCTGGGCGTACGCCACCGCGTTCGTCGTCGCGACGGTGTCGATGTCGATCGTCCTCGGCGTCGCACTGGACGGCGTCCGGGCGCACCGGCTGTGGCTGGCCGGGACCTTCCACACCCTGGTCAACCTCGCCATGCTGCTGTTCATGGACGAGGAGTCCGGCGCCGTCGTGCCGATGGCGCTGCTGGCCGCGACCTGCGCGGTGGCCGCGGTTGGCTGGCTGGCGAGCCGCGCGACTAACATGCCCCGGGTGGAAAGTCAGGCGGGATGAGCTGGGCGGCCGCCGGTCGGAGCCTCGCCCGGGGCGGCCTGGTCGCGGTGACCTGGCTGCTCGGGGCGTACGCCGTCGTCGCCGTCGGGCTGCTGCCGACCGGGCTCGGCTTTCTGCTGCTGCCGTCGGCGGCGAGCGGGCTGCGCCGCTGGTCCGACCGGGCCCGGGGCTGGGTCCGGTCGGAGACCGGCGAGCCGCTCGCTCCGGCTGGACCATCGCCGGCCCGTGGTTCCGCCGACCCGGCGTCGACCGCTGATGCAGCGTTGCGGCGTCCGGTATGGACTACCCGGCTGATTCTGGGCGAGGCTGGTTTCTGGCGCGACCTCCGCTGGGCGATCCTCGATCCGCTGGCCGGCGGCCTGCTGCTGGCGGTTCCCAACGCCTTCCTCCTCTACGGGGTATTCGGGGCGCTTGTCCAGCCGCTGCTCTGGCGGCGGCTCGACGACGGCAACTGGTACGCGTTCATCCCCGTGACCAGTACTACGACGATGCTGCTGGCCGCCCTGCTCGGGATGGGTTTCGCCGTCCTCGGGGCGGTCCTCGCCGCCCCCGTCCTGCGGCTGCACGCGCGCTGGACGCGGCTGCTGCTCACTCCCGGCCGCGTCGAGCTGACCCGCCGCGTCCGCCAGCTCGCCGGCTCGCGCGCCGAGGTGCTCGACGTCCACGCGGCCGAGGTACGCCGCATCGAGCGGGATCTGCACGACGGAGCCCAGGCGCGGTTGGTCGCGCTCGGCATGACCCTCGACGTCGCCACTCGGCTGGTCGAATCCGATCCGGCGCGAGCCCGGCTGCTGCTCCTCGAAGTACGCGAGAACTCCG
This genomic interval carries:
- a CDS encoding alpha/beta fold hydrolase gives rise to the protein MTALAIPPQVHHRYADVDGVTVFYREAGPAEAPTVLLLHGFPSASHQYRRLIEALAARYHVVAPDYPGFGFTEAPADYAYSFDGLADTVERFTDVLGLRRYALYLFDFGGPVGLRLAERRPERVTGLIVQNANAYADGLSELAQGMIANRPGVPGAEDQVRGILTLAVTRGQYEGGTTDVSLVDPAGWTLDQYFLDQPGREEAQIALALNYWSNVEAYPRWQQYLRDHQPPALVLWGRNDAFFPEAGAYAYLADLPDAEVHVFDTGHFALEEALPEVVPLIGGFLAKLPRRIAVVGAGGRLGGAVAREVAERGHRLTPLGRSTMDVTDPDSIAAAVAGHDAVVVAIKGDDSLVPRGAKALLDGLSRAGVRRLVFVGGGGSLQDPSGQRFVDSPQFPAIYLQTARDQAEALEVLRASADPVSWTYISPPPVHLVDGPRTGDYLVEARDTPIVGASGESRVSVPDFAAAVVDAAETGRFDRRRVTVAYA
- a CDS encoding CGNR zinc finger domain-containing protein, with amino-acid sequence MIETTPPPLVGEPLALDLVNTLATRPDGVPVDLLSEPASAAGWLAAQHGLGRLAAVHPGDLNLAALRTLRTHVADCVEAARHSTAPGPAALAALNDAVRAAPAYAQLSWQDGTLIRRTERSGVPGRDLLAELAEAAVALVTDPAVVRVRGCEGAQCRLLFLPAHPQRRWCSPATCGNRARVARHYQRRHG
- a CDS encoding CPBP family intramembrane glutamic endopeptidase, which translates into the protein MKIVFLLVAFVGAGLLGAVQPATGLPTEILQLTQFGPALGVAVALIFWPTRVKALLAGAFSGRGGTRTGLALAATAVVVVTGAAAVYGLIGGDAGPTMPQHSLLVIAVAQFVGACGEEIGWRCFLQPAVRTRWGVLASSTAVGLIWGLWHPVFAEGWAYATAFVVATVSMSIVLGVALDGVRAHRLWLAGTFHTLVNLAMLLFMDEESGAVVPMALLAATCAVAAVGWLASRATNMPRVESQAG
- a CDS encoding sensor histidine kinase; this translates as MSWAAAGRSLARGGLVAVTWLLGAYAVVAVGLLPTGLGFLLLPSAASGLRRWSDRARGWVRSETGEPLAPAGPSPARGSADPASTADAALRRPVWTTRLILGEAGFWRDLRWAILDPLAGGLLLAVPNAFLLYGVFGALVQPLLWRRLDDGNWYAFIPVTSTTTMLLAALLGMGFAVLGAVLAAPVLRLHARWTRLLLTPGRVELTRRVRQLAGSRAEVLDVHAAEVRRIERDLHDGAQARLVALGMTLDVATRLVESDPARARLLLLEVRENSERALQELRDLVRGILPPVLADRGLPDAVRSLALESPLDVHVDSTVAGRPPAPVESAAYFAVAELLANAGKHAGARTVTIRFGHDGTRLRAEVADDGRGGADPGGGSGLRGILGRLAAFDGTLALHSPPGGPTTATLEIPCALSSPKTSSFSATGSPGR